The Solanum lycopersicum chromosome 8, SLM_r2.1 DNA segment AGAGACTACAATGGTACTAATTTAAGTAAGTGACATATAATTTATGTCAATTACGTGAAATTACAcgcaatttttcttttttcttacaTACTTTGATGGTTTGCGATGTTTTAttcgaattatattttttttttacaattttgatttttcagtAATTTACGGGACTTTATTGTTCAATTATTAATCCTTCTTAAATGCCTTGTTAACCATgtaaaaatcaaatgaaaataaaataaaaatgacctGCCAATTCAATTAAATGCttatgagaaaatattattgGCCTATTCCAAAATCCTTGTCATTTGTCAATATAGGATTATAAATTCAACGCatataaaaaaactcaaactATAGTTCCATTATTCAGAGCACACAATACTAATTCTTATCCTTTATTTGCTCTTTTCTCCCTAGAAAACTATGGCAAATTGGGAAGAAATGCCCAACgatcttattattttttcgtGCTATTTGTACTTCTTGGCGGATTGCCTATACAAAGGCTGATTTCAACGTGTTTTCGCCCCAAGTTTCATTGCTTATGTTGGTCTGACTTTCGGGAGTTTTATTCTAGAATCTTGAAGAGGTTTGAAGACAACTCTAGATCGAATATCTCTGTAAATATACAAGGCTTtgtatgataatttttatttatactttagCTCCTAAATGTGTAGTATAAATATGAGActttcatttataaatcaagCAAGTGCAAGCCATCtttcaaagaaatataaaacattCTCTAAAAAGTTctcaaagaaaaatgaaaagatcgTAAAAGATCGAGTCATCGATAAGAATTGACCAAAATCTCAATCCAATGCATTACGCGATGAAAAATTCTAGAATCAAGATTATTAATTGAATAATCTtccaaaatcaaagaaaaaatcttgAATCAAAATTCTCAATTGAATATGATAATAAGAATGTTTGCACTACCCCAGAATATTTCATActtaatattttgtataattttaaataactgAGCATCAGTTACTTTTGTagttcaaataattttaatttcaatcaCAATTTCCTTAAGAAGTTTATGGTTTTAATTTCAATCACAACTTTTTTAAGAAGTTTCTATAATTTAGATTCGGATAGGGACAATGACACATTGATTTCATACTTCCAAAATTGAAGTTAGCGATGGTCAAACTTTCAAGAATAATATTAGTAATCTAAGATCAcattttttacttgaaaatcaaattttaatttaaaacacaaataaattaaataaaatataaaagaccATAGCTCTTCACATTGATGGTGTAACCCACATTGGCGGGGAAAAACAACTTCTTGACGATCGTAGATAAAATGCTTCAATTGTTCCATTTTCAAGATTGTAAGCTCCCATATCTCTTCCGCGATAGACCATGTAAGCAACGGTTCGATGGAAAGCACTCTCACTTTGGAGAGAAATAATcgtgaaacttttttttttggcaagAGAGTAAAATTTTCCAAAGTCATTGTCTTTATCTGCTAGCATAAGCAATGGAACTTGAGGCAAaaacacatcaaaatcatcGTTATTAGTGGCAAATCGCCAAGAGGCACAAACAACACGAAAAGCAATAAAATCTTCTATCACTTTAATACGATTTGcaataatttgaataatttacCTTGAATAACGAAACTATAGTTGAGTTTTTATAGGCATGGAATTTGTAGTCCTATATTAATAAGGATTtggaatatgtttttttttaataggcATGCAATTTATAGTCCTATATTGACAAGGACTTGGAATTtacgtaatttttaaaaagattcattttcagtaaataaaaatattagtaattaCCAGAAGGTtaaacaatatattaatatattatatatgaatgtaaCAATTATGTTTGTAAGGACAAATACGTGGTTAAATAAacatatactagttaattagttcatcatagctatagtttttGTTAATTACCACTCGTCATCAATATTCAATGATAATTACGTGATCCACTTTTTTCAGTTTGTATAAGCATATACATCTGTATAACTTTTGTATAATGTAATTTGTATATTACAATTAATTCGTATAATTGtttaaagttcaaatatttatatttgtataaaatcgttatttataatttaaacaaaaaaaaatacaaatcaattgATATTAACTAGTTTATACATACGTACAgataaaatagtcaaattatacaaatatatccGCAAATTATACAAACAAAGGTACATAACAGTTTAAACTATAACTACAACAcgtaattatgcaaactataactatgaagcccaattaagtttattataatgattatttgtaaaatttcctctttttaaaaGCTATATTTACATTCGAGAACACAAAGCCGTTACATTCGTACcctcaaaaattcaaaagataTCACATGGAAATTGAAACCAAGGAAAtaaatactcttaaaataatGACCAATATTTGACACGAGAGGTTAAAActtaaaactatttatttacCAACTCTGCTCGCAACATATAAATCAGGCCCAAAACTAAATCACACGGCCCAATAAACGGTTCAATAAATTCATCTTTTCTCCCGCCAACTTAAATGCTTCATTATCCTCAGTCCGATTTCCCGCCATTTTCAGCTTCCGTTCTAGATCTTCATCGCCGCCGCCGTCCGCCGTATCCGACGCCGCTGTATTCAGCCGGTGATTCAAGTATACCGGTGAGTTCTATATTATCCTTAGTTTTATCCTGACTAATGTTCTGTTTGAGCTTACTTGAACCTTTATTATAGCTTCCTGGTGCTTACAATTGCTAGGGTTAACTCCGGTGAAGATAATCTAAAACATTTGTTTATGTTTACAGTGCTGCGTAAATTATTTCTGTAAATTTGGATAAAGGAATTTTGGAAAATGAACAGAGAAGAAGTTGAGAATGGAGGAGATGATATGTTAATAGATAGAGATGAAATTGAGCAAAGGAGGCTAGAGAATGCCGTTCCAGAAGGATTCAATGCCGATTATTTAAAAGCATATTATGGTAATTATTTGTTTGTTACATTTTGGTTTTGTTCATTTGTATACGTTGAGTATCATGATTTTAGCTTTATGAGTTGTAGTTTGGAATTCTGTCGAAGCTCATTTGATTTGATGAGTTTGAAATCTATTACTTGTATTTATCCGATGCGCTCTTCAGTTAGGATGAAATTGCAACACATACTCTACATCGGTCCTTTTCTTTACACTCACTTAGACACATATGTTTGTCATGAATTTTCTAAGCTAGGATTAGACATTTGTATACTAGGCTGATATTTGCAAAACATGCTCTCTCCGTTCCAATTTAAGTGTCTTagtttcacaatttttttaagcTAGGATTAGACATTTGTATACTAGGCTGATATGTGCAAAACATACTCTCTCCGTTCCAATTCAAGTGTCTTAGTTTGATTCAGCATGGAGTTCAAGAAACAAAGGGATACTTTTAAATCTTGCgatgtaaaattaaaaattgtttgaAGAAATGTTTTTTAGGTGTCAGTATAAACTAAAGGATGCTGTAGCTTTTTATCTTCCTTGAAAGCAATAGGGCAAGGAATTCAAGATTGTTGTGATAGAGCTATGCGGGGGCAATTTTTTGCCTTCCTCGATCCCTCATCCTCTAAGAAAAAATTCTGTCACACATcagtaatttttaatttaatctcGAAAACCATTTATGGATTGATATCTCAAGCCAACTCTTCTCTGTTTGCAGGAAAGATTTTCCCTTATGTTGATATGTTCAAGTGGCTGTCTTATGGCAACGGTAAAAGCAGTTCCTTGATATGCAATTTCTCATTTCACATTTCTTTTGTAACACTACTATTGTGGGTTCTCCAGATGGAAAGCATCCAGGTTGTGATCACTCATACTTTGGTCGAAGGGAGTTTTCTTTCACATTGGATAATGATATTTACTTGCGATTTCAATCGTTTAATTCTGTATCTGAGCTGGAAAATGCTATCAAAGAGAAGTGTCCTTTCAAAATAGATATTGGACCTGTCTACAGCGTAGATGTAAGATCTCTGCTACTGTCGTTCTCCCTGCATTAGAACTTAAGTTAAGTTTATGTGTTAGCGTGATGGACAAATTGTAGAATATCTTGTAGGATATACATTAAGAAATTCTCGCTATGATAATTATGCAAGAGATATTCTTGATACTACATTTAGTGTAGAATATTGTGTAACATTTTCTGAGGATATCTCTCGTGTATAAATACCAAATTATTCTTATCTAtctgaaaaaaatgaattgagaAAATCATTCTTCTGTTCCCCTTGtgttttctctatttttgcCTCTATGAACAAGAGGATTCGGGTAAAAGCTATTTACAGTTAATTTGCTACATTTGTTGCTTTTATGTGTATTGAGAGGTTCTTATATGTGTTTTTATACTGTCTGCTTGTTAAGtcacttcaaaagaaaaaaagaagtttcTTTTTAGCTGAAACACGCATAATGGCTATACGTTGAGTTAATCATATGGTTTCACATTTTGATGCCTCCCCTTAGCTGAAGGTACCCCAATTTCTCTGTGTCCTTTCTTTGCGGGGTAGACAGGTTTGTGTTAGTGAGTCAGTAAGTTGTTTCAGTAGGATAGATATATTTTCACCGTTTATATAACTTCTAATTGCTATCTTTCTGTGCTGCAGCCTTCAAAAAGGCACGCATATTCACAAGGCGGTGACAATATTTTCACGCCTGTTGAGAAGGAGCTAGTTTTTGATATTGTAAGTCATTGagattgaaaatattaatgttaCTGTGGAAAATATGCCAATTCATGTTGCAGCTGAAAGAAGTCACATACATATCATACTGCAGGATATATCAGACTATGATGATGCCAGATATTGCTGTTCAGGAGCTGATGTTTGTTTAGAGTGCTGGCCGCTGATGACAATTGCTATCAAGGTCATTGATACTGCTCTCAGAGGTATAGTCTTTATGACATGAAAAACAAACTGCTGTTTTTCCCCAGAAACATTTTGACCTTTGGAACTTCTGCAAATGTATGTTGCACACACTCTCATTTTGTTGTTCCACAGATGACTTTGGGTTCAGCCACATCCTATGGGTATACAGTGGTAGACGTGGTGTCCATTGTTGGGTTTGTGATGGAAAAGCGAGAAGGTACTGCTCTAGATGTGTACTCTGTGATTgctgtttattttatttactgaTATAGTCATTGTATTACTTTTCTACTATGTTCATAATGTTCTTatattcaacatcataatcaGGTTGAACAATGAACAGAGGGCTGCAATTGTTGATTATTTTCGTGTCTACAAGGTACTTAGAGATACTTTACATGTTTTCTATGGAAATTATGATAACTTGAGGTTCTAACAGAAACGTATTGTGTTTACATTTCAGGGCAATGAGAATAGCAGTAAAAAAGTTTCTCTAGTGGGTCCTGCACTTCATCCTTTCCTCGTGTAAGGTTctatccatttttttttctctttgtttagGTTTAGGTTGTATTCTTAGTCAATTTCTACCTCTGCAGGAGATCGCATACTGAGGTCTTGAAAGATTACTTTGAAAAAAGACTGTTATCAAGTCAAAATTTGTTCTTGAACGAGGAAAGGTTTGAGAAGATTCTGGAAATGATACCTGATGAGTGTATGCAAGTTTACCTTTCATTACTTCttctaaatcattttcatcTTATTGAGTTTTTAGTGATGTTGAGGAATTTTGCAGCTGTTACATCTGAGCTTAGGGGAAGATGGTTGTCTAACAAACGCTCAAGAGAGGAAATTAATGTTGCCCGGTGGGATCAACTAAAAAATCTATTGCAGTCCAATAAACAGAAGGTAGCAATCTTATATTGACTTGCACtctggaaatcaaagtttttaaCTGTCAATTTAATCGCATGAATCGAGTTTGGCTTAATTATTAGTCTTGAGTTCATTGAGATTCTTGTATTGTGTGTCATTGCTCCAGAACTCAAAATCTATTCTTTTGCAAATTGAgtgaattatgatatttttaataaattagcTAATAGATGTGCTGTATTTCTTGCTTTTCTTGTAGTTTCTTCTAATATCTGCTTGTAGTTTCTTCTAATATCTGCTTGGGGCTTTCCACGTGATTGCTTATATGACAAATTTGAAACAAGTGCCTTCAGTTTCCATTACCGATGGTTCCATCTTCCATTTTCAGGGCCAAGGTCTTCGTAGATGCATCGAGGAAATTGTGTTTACTTTTACCTATCCAAGGCTTGATATGGAGGTTTGCCTATTTCCCATTTCCAACCTATTTGGAGCCTCAGTTCTACTTATATGGAGTGGAGAGCAACAAATACAATATGACTTGATTATATCCCTTACATGTATGCATAAATTTCAACGggatttgcatttttgacgtctcaGGTCTCAAAACACATGAATCATTTATTAAAGGCTCCTTTCTGTGTGCACCCCAAAACAGGTTTGCCCCTTGCATGCTTGACATTAAAGCACTTGAAAGACAAAGATACTTGAATTATTACAACTCCTTATCTGACTGGATATGATTTCATCTATTGTCTGCATATTTTAAAAGAACTTACTGTTCTTTTTGTCAGGCCGGGTTTGTGTTCCCATTAATCCCAAGAACTGTGAGGAATTTAATCCATCTGCTGTTCCAATCCTTTCCCAGGTGAATAATCCTCGAAGAGTTTGCCTTTAGCACTTTCAAGATATAattggtttgattttaattGGTTGAAGGTTCTTGTTTTATCTGTTACTTGTGAGaggtaaaattatattttgtaatgTCTAGGAGACTATAGAAATATGTATTTATCATCAAActgaatttttcaaaatcaaattagttAAACTTGTCTGTTCCCATGTTACCAAATATTCGATTCAGAAGCAAATGGTTTCCTCGTAATCCAACTGCTCCTTCGCTGTCTCGCCTGATTGGTGTTTTCTCCAATGTTCAATTAGTCAAGGCTGATTGTAATTCTTAAGAGCAAAATGATACTGAACCTGATTAAAGGAATTCCTATTCCGTGTACTCAAGACCACACTATTATTCTATTCCTGTTTCTAGTGATACTTCTGAATATGACTGACTTCTGTTAGTGATCCTATCCATCATCAGTTACAACATGACTTGTCCACCTGTGGGATAAGTTAACCATTATCAGTAATTCAGTACCATGCTTTTTTCACCCCAGTACTTGTAAGATTGACAATATATTATCGAGCAATCATAATTACGTGGAGACTTCTTATTCGAGATAGTTACTCTTTTCCCTTTTGTTGACACTGATTTGACTGTGTTGCAGCTTCTTGGGGAACTTAATACTGGAGGCTTTAAAGGAGAAGGGGATAATGGTATGCTGAATTTCTCTGCATCtttttacttgtatttttctaattattttcttgatgtttttCTTTCGATCAAGTATCAAAAATGGCAATGAATAATTTACTTGAGGTTCTTAAATGATATTTCATTAAGCTAAAGCTAGTAATAGTTCAGCTAGCATAACTTATGAACTTCACTCTAACAAGACAATTAACTCTCGTGTTCCTTTAATTAGGTCCCATTTGGACATTACATTTTTGCTTTCttcaagtttttatttttcaaaaacctGTTTGGTTATACATTGTGTCAACCagtttttcaagtaaaaaatgttttctttcagAAAACTTCAACATTTTTTCAAGTGCAATACATGTCTTAATACAACTTCTACtaccaaatatattttttcaatttaagtc contains these protein-coding regions:
- the LOC101258292 gene encoding uncharacterized protein, translated to MNREEVENGGDDMLIDRDEIEQRRLENAVPEGFNADYLKAYYGKIFPYVDMFKWLSYGNDGKHPGCDHSYFGRREFSFTLDNDIYLRFQSFNSVSELENAIKEKCPFKIDIGPVYSVDPSKRHAYSQGGDNIFTPVEKELVFDIDISDYDDARYCCSGADVCLECWPLMTIAIKVIDTALRDDFGFSHILWVYSGRRGVHCWVCDGKARRLNNEQRAAIVDYFRVYKGNENSSKKVSLVGPALHPFLVRSHTEVLKDYFEKRLLSSQNLFLNEERFEKILEMIPDESVTSELRGRWLSNKRSREEINVARWDQLKNLLQSNKQKGQGLRRCIEEIVFTFTYPRLDMEVSKHMNHLLKAPFCVHPKTGRVCVPINPKNCEEFNPSAVPILSQLLGELNTGGFKGEGDNEWDGTSLGDCVRYFRESFLQPLLKSCKEEIETSYNAKVQQSRNSISW